In Nocardia asteroides, the following proteins share a genomic window:
- a CDS encoding MFS transporter, whose amino-acid sequence MTQSRFLSEQLADYRTILADSKVRTILSASVLNTFGTGLYSATFVLWVLRGGVTVSTLTLVLSSGAFLALFLAPVGAVVAERWGARNVSVALSAARGALNVVLALVLPPSVLAGVLLGVLVLDRLAFPASQAVVQRVSAGAMQSSVLAARQLTQTFGLAAGALVAAIFQLAVPESWFGWLIVLNGVSFFVNALLFARLPADAALRPQKLPWTDGWPRGRIALFLAALAIVDIAGSATGLGLPIYLSIHHNSMIGWVGVAVAVTTWIGTGMTFFAGRLFAPPGASRRYLVLGTLLVGAACVLIGVAPVSGNAGVVTILLFAAAIGAGAALASFAGYYRVMEIAEEGYRERVLASYGLSGSLQRLIAPVVLSACIAIGDLGWLVFGAVAMAGGALASFALGTQRSENDG is encoded by the coding sequence GTGACGCAATCTCGTTTCCTGTCAGAACAGCTCGCCGACTACCGGACGATCCTGGCCGACTCGAAGGTCAGGACGATTCTGTCGGCATCGGTCCTCAACACATTCGGAACCGGTTTGTACAGCGCGACTTTCGTGCTGTGGGTGCTACGCGGGGGCGTCACGGTCTCGACGCTGACGCTGGTGCTGAGCTCAGGGGCCTTCCTCGCGCTGTTCCTGGCGCCGGTCGGCGCGGTCGTGGCCGAGCGGTGGGGCGCGCGAAATGTGTCCGTCGCGCTGAGCGCGGCCCGCGGCGCCCTCAACGTCGTTCTCGCGCTCGTGCTGCCGCCGAGCGTGCTGGCGGGAGTCCTGCTAGGCGTGCTGGTGCTGGACCGTCTCGCGTTTCCCGCGAGTCAAGCCGTCGTCCAGCGAGTCAGCGCCGGGGCGATGCAGTCCTCGGTGCTCGCCGCGCGTCAGCTGACGCAGACGTTCGGGCTCGCCGCAGGCGCGTTGGTCGCAGCGATTTTCCAGCTGGCGGTGCCGGAGTCATGGTTCGGGTGGCTGATCGTGTTGAACGGTGTCTCCTTCTTCGTGAACGCTCTGCTGTTCGCCCGACTGCCCGCCGACGCCGCGCTGCGACCGCAGAAGCTGCCCTGGACAGACGGGTGGCCGCGCGGACGTATCGCGCTCTTCCTCGCGGCACTCGCGATCGTCGACATCGCGGGCTCGGCTACCGGGCTCGGCCTGCCGATCTACCTTTCGATCCACCACAACTCGATGATCGGCTGGGTCGGGGTGGCGGTCGCAGTCACTACATGGATCGGTACCGGGATGACCTTCTTCGCCGGCCGACTCTTCGCGCCACCTGGAGCCAGTCGCCGCTATCTGGTCCTCGGAACACTGCTGGTCGGTGCGGCGTGCGTGCTGATAGGAGTGGCTCCAGTCTCCGGGAACGCAGGGGTCGTGACGATTCTGCTGTTCGCCGCGGCGATCGGTGCCGGCGCGGCCTTGGCGTCCTTCGCGGGCTACTACCGGGTCATGGAGATCGCGGAGGAGGGCTACCGCGAACGGGTGCTGGCCAGCTACGGGCTCTCCGGGTCGTTGCAGCGCCTGATCGCACCCGTGGTCCTGAGCGCATGCATCGCCATCGGAGACCTCGGCTGGCTGGTATTCGGTGCCGTCGCGATGGCGGGCGGCGCCCTGGCAAGTTTCGCACTGGGCACACAACGATCGGAAAACGATGGATAG
- a CDS encoding HEXXH motif domain-containing protein has translation MAKTDLIAYCHSAGRVFGKHAENAANEIEQLDTSRQFNPLLYTLHWKLHTGIAAKNFGRVSSALGEIQSAADRGLLYNKSFAISNLQWDTLDSEVYDFLAGPEGPRQANGGLPITRRLDAEHYATAKRWVEESLPVLRQVDPGMFAEFDQLVAGVRLFDGIAARGITSVRCWGMILLRVPNSGLETEESTLYFLDHITHETSHTVLHSIMTFDPLITNGHGARFTAPIRPDPRPLYGIFHAMFVLSRIAKVLDGYARVEGRASVEQWRDGSITRFYKGYQTIRQHAELTEAGEAILRTCKESVDAL, from the coding sequence ATGGCCAAGACTGATCTGATCGCCTACTGCCACTCCGCCGGAAGGGTATTCGGCAAGCATGCCGAAAACGCGGCAAACGAAATCGAGCAGTTGGATACCTCGCGCCAGTTCAACCCACTTCTCTATACCCTGCATTGGAAGCTCCACACCGGGATAGCAGCGAAGAACTTCGGGCGAGTCTCGTCCGCGCTGGGCGAGATACAGTCCGCCGCAGACCGCGGACTGTTGTACAACAAGAGTTTCGCGATATCGAATCTTCAGTGGGATACTCTGGACTCCGAAGTCTACGATTTCCTGGCCGGACCCGAAGGGCCTCGGCAAGCCAACGGCGGACTGCCGATCACTCGACGGCTCGACGCGGAGCATTACGCGACGGCGAAGCGGTGGGTCGAGGAGTCACTGCCGGTTCTGCGGCAGGTCGACCCTGGTATGTTCGCCGAATTCGACCAGCTCGTCGCCGGGGTGAGGCTGTTCGACGGAATCGCTGCCAGAGGGATCACCAGCGTGCGCTGCTGGGGCATGATCCTGCTCCGTGTGCCCAACAGCGGCTTGGAGACCGAGGAGTCGACGCTGTACTTCCTCGATCACATCACCCATGAAACGTCGCACACGGTGTTGCACAGCATCATGACGTTCGATCCGCTGATCACGAACGGGCACGGAGCCAGGTTCACAGCCCCGATCCGGCCCGATCCTCGGCCGTTGTACGGGATCTTCCATGCGATGTTCGTCCTGAGCCGAATCGCCAAAGTCCTCGACGGTTACGCGCGCGTCGAGGGTCGCGCGAGCGTCGAGCAGTGGCGCGACGGCTCGATCACCCGTTTCTACAAGGGTTATCAGACGATTCGCCAACACGCCGAGCTGACCGAAGCAGGAGAGGCAATACTGCGGACCTGCAAGGAATCCGTGGATGCTCTCTGA
- a CDS encoding phytanoyl-CoA dioxygenase family protein encodes MAEGGFFIANSLMSDAGGNREIDKLQRCADAVASRGFGIKRQMLPPEMVATLSAELDIAEYSGTGVQTIRAGHVRSVRKIKDLARNSELIAALAADGAPAELAARCLATDVRLVAVTAWMKPATTGTPKPPHQDAAHWLHMTPLEFVTVWISIDRAGIDNGCLYFVPDSHRSGVHRHVRSTRDDAAGLIIPEWSGAGTPVELEPGDASAHLGTTVHWSGRNSSAEPRRGIGFSYCRADVRSSLPELDIRSLRLCRTASPTTHERR; translated from the coding sequence GTGGCCGAGGGGGGATTCTTCATCGCTAACTCACTTATGTCCGATGCCGGCGGAAATCGCGAGATCGACAAACTGCAACGGTGCGCAGATGCCGTCGCCTCGAGGGGTTTCGGAATCAAACGGCAGATGCTGCCGCCCGAAATGGTCGCAACATTGTCGGCCGAGCTGGATATCGCCGAATACTCCGGAACGGGAGTTCAGACCATCCGGGCCGGCCACGTCCGCAGCGTGCGGAAAATTAAGGATCTTGCCAGGAACTCGGAGCTCATCGCTGCTCTCGCGGCCGACGGTGCCCCAGCGGAGCTGGCTGCCCGCTGCCTCGCCACCGACGTCCGCCTCGTGGCGGTGACCGCCTGGATGAAGCCAGCGACAACCGGCACGCCGAAGCCTCCTCATCAGGATGCCGCCCATTGGCTGCACATGACTCCGCTGGAGTTCGTCACCGTATGGATTTCGATCGACCGCGCTGGAATCGACAACGGCTGTCTCTATTTCGTCCCCGACAGCCATAGGTCCGGCGTCCATCGCCACGTCAGATCGACTCGCGACGACGCAGCCGGCCTGATCATCCCCGAATGGAGCGGCGCAGGCACCCCGGTCGAACTGGAACCGGGCGACGCGAGCGCGCATCTGGGAACGACGGTCCACTGGTCCGGCCGCAACAGCAGTGCCGAGCCCCGCCGCGGCATCGGATTCTCCTATTGCCGCGCCGACGTGCGTAGCAGCCTTCCAGAACTCGACATCCGCAGTTTGCGGCTATGTCGCACAGCTTCACCCACAACCCACGAAAGGAGGTGA
- a CDS encoding ATP-binding protein, translating into MASGGPIRSAVQSAGSAREEFAEEFNALYVASGCRSLRSLADSAKRKSKGGPVQGCAVSAQRISDWKAGRNVPARFDVLHPVLLVLIESARRRDAKVGVVLSVPAWRQLWNRAQAIRAVSAHTAGWASSADMAGGCFTGREVATRALADLVDTAVGAPDGRIIAVTGASGVGKSTLLNVGLTARLKETKPQQLTVRTIVLGGSTAQTLASISEELRRAREDGRGMGRVGELEEGVAHVVVVDQVEMMFGDPVPADSRECIVAQLGLLTEVAVVIVCVRSDHIPDCYEFPLLAEALDSRHYVLEPMNTAELRSVIRTGLHRPGGDADPGLEEALIATLCGFRGDTGFRGREPAELPILTGILRSMAEGRHMACRHVDIYRRNGGAEGIVQVVADNLWNRLSSEQRAEAEQILLGLVSVHTDLGYVRRRLHHGDAARLRDRRGVHAVVLRELIDARLVTVDLNELYLSHDLVLTWSRLRTWLEAGIGAGEGGQHRVRRPSDRPWLVRGTDRELVSVNRSAS; encoded by the coding sequence ATGGCAAGTGGCGGTCCGATTCGGTCGGCGGTGCAGAGCGCAGGGTCGGCGCGCGAGGAGTTCGCGGAGGAGTTCAACGCCTTGTACGTGGCCTCAGGTTGTCGCTCGCTACGGTCATTGGCGGATTCCGCGAAGCGCAAGTCCAAGGGCGGACCGGTGCAGGGGTGCGCGGTATCGGCACAGCGGATCAGTGACTGGAAGGCCGGCCGAAACGTACCCGCCCGATTCGACGTGCTGCACCCCGTGCTGCTGGTACTCATCGAGTCGGCTCGCCGCCGTGATGCCAAGGTGGGCGTTGTTCTGAGCGTTCCAGCTTGGCGCCAACTGTGGAACAGAGCCCAGGCAATCCGCGCAGTGTCGGCGCACACGGCAGGGTGGGCATCGTCTGCCGATATGGCGGGTGGGTGCTTCACCGGAAGGGAAGTCGCCACACGCGCGCTGGCAGACTTGGTCGACACTGCGGTCGGGGCGCCGGATGGTCGCATCATCGCGGTAACCGGTGCCAGTGGAGTCGGCAAGAGCACGCTGCTGAACGTGGGGTTGACGGCTCGGCTGAAAGAGACGAAGCCACAGCAGCTCACGGTCCGGACGATCGTTCTCGGTGGGAGTACAGCGCAAACGCTGGCCTCGATATCGGAGGAGCTACGTCGAGCACGGGAGGACGGTCGAGGAATGGGAAGGGTGGGTGAGCTGGAGGAGGGAGTTGCTCATGTGGTGGTCGTCGACCAGGTGGAGATGATGTTCGGTGACCCGGTGCCTGCGGACAGCCGAGAGTGCATCGTCGCACAGCTCGGGCTGCTGACCGAGGTCGCCGTGGTCATTGTCTGCGTTCGCAGCGATCACATCCCCGACTGCTACGAGTTCCCTCTGCTCGCGGAGGCCCTCGACAGTCGTCACTACGTACTCGAACCCATGAACACCGCCGAACTCCGCTCGGTGATCCGGACCGGCCTACATCGTCCCGGCGGTGACGCTGATCCCGGGCTGGAGGAAGCCCTGATCGCTACGCTCTGTGGGTTCCGCGGAGATACCGGATTCCGAGGTCGTGAACCGGCTGAGCTCCCAATCCTGACCGGCATCCTGCGGTCGATGGCCGAAGGCCGGCACATGGCGTGTCGGCACGTCGACATCTACCGGAGGAACGGTGGGGCCGAAGGTATCGTGCAGGTCGTCGCCGACAACCTCTGGAACAGGTTGTCGTCTGAACAACGTGCCGAGGCCGAGCAGATTCTGCTGGGACTGGTTTCCGTACATACCGATCTCGGGTACGTGCGTCGTCGCCTCCACCATGGGGACGCCGCGCGACTGCGGGATCGACGCGGCGTGCACGCCGTGGTCCTCCGTGAACTGATAGACGCACGGCTGGTCACTGTGGATCTGAACGAGCTGTATCTGAGCCACGACCTGGTGCTGACCTGGAGTCGTCTCAGGACATGGCTCGAGGCCGGGATCGGCGCCGGCGAAGGTGGTCAGCACAGGGTGCGGCGGCCTTCGGACCGTCCGTGGTTGGTCAGGGGCACCGACCGCGAACTCGTTTCGGTGAACCGTTCGGCGTCGTGA
- a CDS encoding GNAT family N-acetyltransferase: MTTRLEHNVADTRFEIYHDDVLAGYADYAEREDLKVRDFHHTMTFPEYRGRGVAADVVKFGLDDSRANGYQVVPTCWYVEKYITEHREYADLVA; encoded by the coding sequence ATGACCACCAGGCTCGAGCACAACGTCGCCGATACCCGATTCGAGATCTACCACGACGACGTCCTCGCGGGCTACGCCGACTACGCCGAACGCGAAGATCTCAAGGTCCGCGACTTCCACCACACCATGACCTTTCCCGAGTACCGGGGCCGCGGGGTGGCCGCCGACGTGGTGAAGTTCGGCCTCGACGACTCCCGCGCCAACGGCTACCAGGTCGTCCCCACCTGCTGGTACGTGGAGAAGTACATCACCGAGCACCGCGAGTACGCCGACCTGGTGGCCTAG